The following coding sequences lie in one Arabidopsis thaliana chromosome 3, partial sequence genomic window:
- a CDS encoding ARM repeat superfamily protein (ARM repeat superfamily protein; CONTAINS InterPro DOMAIN/s: U3 small nucleolar RNA-associated protein 10 (InterPro:IPR022125), BP28, C-terminal (InterPro:IPR012954), Armadillo-type fold (InterPro:IPR016024).), translated as MSSSIVSQLQALKSVLQADTEPSKRPFTRPSILFSPKEAADFDIESIYELGLKGLEVLGNKDERFKNYMNDLFSHKSKEIDRELLGKEENARIDSSISSYLRLLSGYLQFRASLETLEYLIRRYKIHIYNLEDVVLCALPYHDTHAFVRIVQLLSTGNSKWKFLDGVKNSGAPPPRSVIVQQCIRDKQVLEALCDYASRTKKYQPSKPVVSFSTAVVVGVLGSVPTVDGDIVKTILPFVDSGLQSGVKGCLDQQAGALMVVGMLANRAVLNTNLIKRLMRSIIDIGREHAKESSDPHSLRLSLMALINFVQLQSVDLIPRKALDLFNEIRDISGVLLGLSKEFNIKRFLAVLLDSLLFYSSSDDKCCEVLASIIETVPVSNLVDHLISKVFSLCMTQYQKNSDFRSSTSVVGSWAKKFLVVVSKKYPAELRAAVPKFLEATEVQSKKEDLKLEMLSCMLDGNSDMSHPFVDSKLWFRLHHPRAAVRCAALSSLNGVLKDDSSKAENLVTIQDAILRQLWDDDLAVVQAALSFDKLPNIITSSGLLDALLHVVKRCVGILVSGVSHNVQLAVDVVALSLKIAVSSFGNQTDSTEKVTSAMFPFLLIQPKTWNLNLLVLKLGKDVNWPLFKNLAADDGMKKLPDIMSTNLSSISMDIINDLGEALSLDPDERRIELIERACNYKLSEVLETCSNIKCSEQDRNKLQKGLLIRESVSALNIDVINKLVEAFMMHPADYIQWLTVSCRDSTLSKTLFYMILMHSLQKMNSSSGKLLSITEWEELEVEVDVSLKELSKSNCQELLYQLLDTSDFTALNSKVLICLFWKLGESFIKLEPAHDASVLNKRLSSGLEDLFFFFATTRLRHVFKEHLHFRVREAKVCPVLFLSRLISREDVPPLVQIESLRCFSYLCSSGNNEWLIQVFSSFPVLLVPMSSDNQDVKAAAINCIEALFNLRCRVESSKKNGSAAIYGSSFDELLGMIVQQRRLILSDNKFFASYLTSLLSSTTNDLLVPVGLQKRFDQSTKENILSVILLCAEDLPAYGKLRVLSLLKDLGIMLMRDEIVKLLSQLLDKRSQYYYKLDKTSQPLSDTEVDLLCLLLECSMMRTSSFKGQSLDDHILSALNVDCMASERPAVISPCLTILEKLSNRFYDELQTDVQIRFFHKLVSMFRSSNGSIQNGAKEAVLRLKLSSSTVVLALDRITQQDTLVIGSLSKKKKQKKNSKSCPEEDINSEEFRSGEKALSFIASLLDMLLLKKDLTHRESLIRPLFKLLQRSMSKEWVKIAFSIEETSLQPPQDVRETTPTFISSIQQTLLLILKDIFDSLNMNPLKAEVANEINVKMLVELAHSSNDGVTRNHIFSLFTAIVKFVPDKVLDHIISILTLVGESTVTQIDSHSKSIFEGFISMVIPFWLSKTKSEEQLLQIFVKVLPDIVEHRRRSIVAYLLGVIGERNGLPALLVLLFKSLISRKDSAWLGNANVSESFASIVKKEWEYSFAMEICEQYSSSTWLSSLVILLQTISKDSKQCFLQMRLVLEFVFQKLQDPEFAFAVSLEPRNNVSVGIQQELQELMKCCICLLQAIDAKKEKDVTSSVRNEIRMRIHDVLMTVTGAMDLSIYFRVVTSLLQQQTDYNGTKKVLGLISERAKDTSSSKMKHKRKISNQKGRNSWLNLDEVAVDSFGKMCEEIVHLINATDDESGVPVKRAAISTLEVLAGRFPSGHPIFRKCLAAVAECISSKNLGVSSSCLRTTGALINVLGPKALIELPCIMKNLVKQSLEVSFASQSGRNATAEEQLLMLSVLVTLEAVIDKLGGFLNPHLGDIMKIMVLHPEYVSDFDKNLKSKANAIRRLLTDKIPVRLTLQPLLRIYNEAVSSGNASLVIAFNMLEDLVVKMDRSSIVSSHGKIFDQCLVALDIRRLNPAAIQNIDDAERSVTSAMVALTKKLTESEFRPLFIRSIDWAESDVVDGSGSENKSIDRAISFYGLVDRLCESHRSIFVPYFKYVLDGIVAHLTTAEASVSTRKKKKAKIQQTSDSIQPKSWHLRALVLSCLKNCFLHDTGSLKFLDTNNFQVLLKPIVSQLVVEPPSSLKEHPHVPSVDEVDDLLVSCIGQMAVASGSDLLWKPLNHEVLMQTRSESVRSRMLSLRSVKQMLDNLKEEYLVLLAETIPFLAELLEDVELSVKSLAQDIIKQMEEMSGESLAEYL; from the exons GattcatatatacaacttGGAAGATGTGGTTCTATGCGCCTTGCCATACCATGACACACATGCCTTTGTCCGCATTGTTCAACTGCTTTCTACTGG AAATTCCAAGTGGAAATTTCTGGATGGTGTTAAAAATTCAGGTGCTCCACCTCCTAGATCGGTTATCGTTCAGCAATGTATACGTGATAAACAAGTTTTGGAGGCCTTGTGTGACTAT GCATCTCGTACTAAGAAGTATCAGCCTTCAAAACCTGTGGTTAGCTTCTCCACCGCAGTTGTTGTTGGGGTGCTCGGTTCAGTTCCAACTGTTGATGGAGATATTGTAAAGACGATTTTGCCATTTGTGGACTCTGGTCTTCAATCTGGTGTGAAAGGATGTTTAGATCAACAG GCTGGAGCGTTAATGGTTGTTGGCATGTTGGCAAACAGAGCTGTGCTAAATACTAATCTTATCAAGCGCTTGATGAGGTCCATCATCGACATTGGTCGTGAACATGCCAAGGAATCTTCTGACCCGCATTCGCTTCGATTGTCACTTATGGCCTTGATCAATTTTGTTCAG CTGCAATCTGTGGACTTGATCCCAAGGAAAGCATTGGATCTTTTTAACGAAATAAG AGATATTTCTGGTGTTCTTTTAGGCTTGTCCAAAGAGTTCAACATCAAAAGATTCCTGGCAGTGCTACTGgattctttacttttttacaG TTCGTCTGATGATAAATGCTGCGAAGTTTTAGCTTCAATAATTGAGACTGTTCCCGTAAGCAATTTGGTTGATCATTTGATCTCCAAGGTTTTCTCTTTATGTATGACACAATACCAGAAGAACAGTGATTTTAGATCTTCTACATCTG TTGTAGGAAGCTGGGCCAAGAAATTTCTGGTTGTTGTAAGCAAGAAGTATCCTGCTGAACTACGTGCCGCAGTTCCTAAATTTTTAGAG GCTACTGAAGTTCAGTCGAAGAAAGAGGATTTAAAGCTAGAGATGTTGTCTTGTATGCTGGATGGGAATTCAGACATGTCTCACCCGTTTGTGGATTCAAAATTGTGGTTCCGGCTCCACCATCCCAGG GCTGCTGTACGTTGTGCCGCGCTTTCTAGTCTAAATGGTGTTCTCAAGGATGATAGCTCTAAAGCAGAG AACCTTGTCACAATTCAGGATGCTATACTGCGTCAGCTTTGGGATGATGATCTGGCTGTTGTTCAGGCTGCCCTCTCTTTCGATAAGTTGCCCAATATAATAACCTCTTCTGGTCTTCTGGATGCTTTGCTTCATGTGGTGAAACGATGTGTTGGCATTCTCGTATCAG GAGTATCACATAATGTTCAACTGGCAGTTGATGTTGTTGCTTTGTCTCTTAAAATTGCTGTCTCAAGCTTCGGTAATCAAACAGACTCTACTGAGAAAGTTACCTCTGCAATGTTCCCATTTCTCTTAATTCAGCCGAAG ACGTGGAATTTAAATCTACTTGTGCTAAAGTTGGGAAAGGATGTTAACTGGCCACTTTTCAAGAATCTTGCTGCTGATGATGGAATG AAAAAGCTCCCCGATATCATGTCTACAAACTTATCCTCAATTAGCATGGATATTATTAACGATTTGGGAGAAGCACTCTCCTTGGATCCTGATGAGCGTAGGATTGAGCTTATTGAGAGAGCGTGCAACTATAAGCTCTCTGAAGTTTTGGAAACATGCAGCAATATCAAATGTTCAGAACAGGATCGTAACAAGTTGCAG AAGGGACTACTGATCCGTGAAAGTGTGTCCGCATTGAACATAGATGTCATTAACAAGCTGGTGGAAGCATTTATGATGCACCCTGCTGATTATATTCAGTGGCTTACTGTCAGTTGCCGAGATTCCACCTTGTCAAAGACActgttttatatgattttgatgcATTCCCTGCAGAAGATGAATTCTTCATCTGGTAAGCTTCTGTCCATA ACTGAGTGGGAAGAACTTGAGGTCGAGGTTGATGTTTCTCTGAAAGAG CTGTCGAAAAGCAACTGCCAAGAACTCCTATATCAACTCCTTGATACCTCTGATTTTACTGCTCTGAATTCGAAGGTTCTGATATGCTTGTTTTGGAAGTTGGGCGAGTCATTCATTAAACTTGAACCTGCCCACGATGCTTCG GTTTTGAACAAAAGGTTATCTAGCGGACTTgaggatttgtttttcttttttgcaacAACTCGGTTGCGGCATGTCTTCAAGGAACACCTTCATTTCCGTGTGAGAGAAGCCAAAGTCTGTCCTGTTTTGTTTCTATCCCGACTGATCTCACGAGAAG ATGTTCCTCCTCTTGTCCAAATTGAAAGTCTCAGATGTTTTTCGTATCTTTGCTCTAGCGGGAATAATGAATGGTTGATTCAAGTTTTTTCAAGCTTTCCTGTACTTTTGGTTCCCATGTCAAGTGATAATCAG GACGTTAAAGCAGCTGCCATTAATTGTATCGAGGCACTCTTCAACCTTCGGTGTCGTGTCGAATCtagcaaaaaaaatg GGAGTGCTGCAATCTACGGTAGTTCTTTTGATGAACTTTTGGGAATGATCGTGCAACAAAGGAGGCTTATATTGTCAGACAATAAGTTTTTCGCATCGTACTTGACATCGTTGCTCAGTTCAACCACTAATGACCTTCTAGTGCCAGTTGGCCTGCAAAAAAG GTTTGATCAatccacaaaagaaaacattcttTCGGTCATTTTATTGTGTGCGGAAGACCTACCTGCTTATGGGAAG CTAAGAGTCCTATCTTTGCTAAAAGATCTGGGCATCATGCTTATGCGTGATGAAATTGTTAAGTTATTGTCTCAACTTCTTGATAAACGTAGTCAATACTACTATAAGCTGGACAAAACTTCCCAGCCATTATCAGACACTGAGGTCGATTTATTATGCCTTCTTCTGGAG TGCTCCATGATGCGAACATCATCGTTTAAAGGGCAGTCTCTTGATGATCATATACTGAGCGCATTGAAT GTGGATTGTATGGCTTCAGAACGTCCTGCTGTTATTTCTCCTTGTCTTACCATTTTGGAGAAGCTAAGCAATCGATTTTATGATGAACTGCAGACTGATGTTCAG ATTCGTTTCTTCCACAAACTTGTGTCTATGTTTCGAAGTTCAAATGGCAGTATACAAAATGGTGCCAAAGAAGCTGTCTTACGCCTGAAG ctttcttcttcaacggTGGTCCTTGCTCTTGATCGTATCACTCAGCAGGATACTCTTGTTATTGGTTCTttgagcaagaagaagaaacagaagaaaaattcaaagtcATGTCCAGAAGAAGACATAAATAGCGAGGAATTTCGAAGTGGGGAAAAGGCTCTCTCTTTCATTGCCTCATTACTTGACATGCTGCTTCTCAAGAAAGATCTAACTCACAG GGAGTCCCTCATAAGGCCCTTGTTTAAGCTCCTACAAAGATCCATGTCTAAAGAATGGGTGAAAATTGCTTTTTCAATTGAGGAAACGTCACTCCAGCCTCCACAGGATGTTCGTGAAACAACTCCTACCTTTATTTCTTCCATCCAACAGACTCTGCTCTTAATCCTGAAAGATATTTTTGATTCTCTGAATATGAATCCTTTGAAG GCTGAAGTAGcaaatgaaatcaatgtcaAAATGCTGGTTGAGTTGGCTCATTCATCAAATGATGGAGTCACACGGAACCATATCTTCTCCTTGTTCACTGCAATTGTTAAATTTGTCCCTGATAAGGTTTTGGACCATATTATCAGCATACTTACACTTGTTGGTGAATCAACTGTGACACAG ATTGATAGTCACTCGAAGTCTATCTTTGAGGGGTTTATATCAATGGTCATTCCATTTTGGCTGTCTAAGACTAAGAGTGAGGAGCAGTTGTTACAG atttttgtgAAAGTCTTACCTGATATTGTTGAGCATAGAAGGCGTTCAATTGTAGCTTACTTGCTGGG AGTTATCGGTGAACGAAATGGCTTGCCTGCTTTGCTTGTCCTCTTATTTAAGTCTTTGATTTCAAGAAAAGACTCAGCTTGGCTTGGTAATGCCAACGTTTCTGAAAGTTTTGCTTCCATTGTTAAAAAAGAATGGGAGTATTCTTTTGCCATGGAAATATGTGAACAATATTCTTCTTCGACGTGGCTCTCATCCTTGGTCATACTTCTTCAAACTATCAGCAAAGACAGTAAACAATGTTTCTTACAGATGCGGCTTGTATTAGAATTTGTATTCCAGAAATTGCAAGACCCGGAATTTGCATTTGCAGTCTCACTGGAACCAAGAAATAATGTTTCTGTTGGCATCCAG cAAGAACTACAAGAGCTTATGAAGTGTTGTATATGTCTCCTGCAAGCTATTGATGcgaaaaaggagaaagatgTGACTTCTTCAGTTAGAAATGAAATCAGAATGCGTATACATGATGTCTTAATGACTGTTACGGGAGCCATGGATCTGTCTATATATTTCAGGGTTGTTACTAGCTTGCTTCAGCAGCAGACAGATTATAATGGGACGAAAAAG GTACTTGGACTTATAAGTGAGAGAGCTAAGGACACCTCATCTTCTAAAATGAAACACAAGAGAAAGATTTCCAatcaaaaaggaagaaattcTTGGTTGAACTTGGATGAGGTTGCTGTTGATTCTTTCGGGAAGATGTGTGAGGAGATTGTCCATCTGATTAATGCGACAGATGATGAGTCAGGTGTTCCAGTAAAACGAGCTGCCATTTCTACACTGGAAGTTTTGGCTGGCAGGTTTCCATCTGGTCATCCAATCTTCAGGAAATGCCTTGCAGCTGTTGCAGAATGCATCAGTTCAAAGAATTTGGGAGTCTCGTCCAGCTGTCTTCGAACAACTGGTGCACTGATCAATGTTCTTGGACCAAAGGCGCTCATTGAACTTCCATGCATAATGAAGAATTTGGTAAAACAGTCGCTTGAAGTATCATTTGCATCCCAGAGTGGTCGAAACGCAACAGCTGAAGAACAGTTGCTTATGCTGTCTGTTCTAGTCACTTTGGAAGCAGTGATTGATAAACTTGGAGGTTTCCTAAATCCTCATCTTGGAGATATTATGAAAATCATGGTGCTACATCCTGAATATGTATCTGACTTCGACAAGAATCTCAAGTCCAAAGCCAATGCCATTAGGAGGCTCCTTACTGATAAAATACCT GTTCGTCTCACTCTGCAACCACTTCTACGAATATACAATGAGGCTGTTAGTTCTGGGAATGCAAGCTTGGTGATTGCTTTTAATATGTTAGAAGATCTGGTTGTGAAAATGGATAGATCATCTATCGTTAGCAGCCATGGGAAGATTTTTGATCAGTGCTTAGTTGCCCTTGATATTCGACGTCTAAATCCAGCAGCAATTCAGAACATTGATGATGCTGAGAGAAGTGTAACTAGCGCAATGGTTGCTCTCACAAAGAAGCTAACGGAGTCCGAGTTCAGACCTCTCTTTATTAGGAGTATTGATTGGGCAGAGTCAGATGTTGTTGACGGATCAGGGAGTGAAAACAAGAGCATCGACCGAGCTATATCTTTCTATGGTCTGGTGGATCGACTCTGTGAGAGTCACAG GTCCATCTTTGTACCGTATTTCAAATACGTGCTTGATGGTATTGTAGCACATCTCACCACTGCTGAAGCTTCTGTTTCAActaggaagaaaaagaaagccaAAATTCAGCAAACTTCTGACTCTATACAACCAAAAAGCTGGCATCTTAGGGCATTAGTTCTTTCTTGCTTGAAGAATTGTTTTCTGCATGATACCGGCAGCTTGAAGTTTCTGGATACAAATAACTTCCAG GTGCTACTTAAGCCTATTGTATCACAGCTTGTTGTTGAACCTCCATCTTCTTTAAAGGAGCACCCACATGTACCATCTGTGGATGAGGTTGATGATTTATTGGTTTCATGCATCGGTCAAATGGCAGTAGCCTCAGGCTCTGACCTCCTCTGGAAACCGCTGAACCACGAG GTGCTAATGCAAACGAGGAGTGAGAGTGTACGGTCAAGGATGTTGAGTTTGAGAAGTGTGAAACAGATGCTGGATAATCTGAAAGAAGAGTATCTTGTGTTGCTTGCTGAAACCATTCCATTCTTGGCTGAGCTACTAGAAGACGTCGAGCTATCTGTTAAATCTTTGGCTCAAGATATTATCAAACAAATGGAAGAGATGAGCGGTGAAAGTCTGGCGGAATACCTCTGA